A DNA window from Tistrella bauzanensis contains the following coding sequences:
- a CDS encoding ParB/RepB/Spo0J family partition protein translates to MAPRRKAPSPILGAVRGMIADASDTLVTESSRFRHTFELAIDRVSPDPEQPRKYVDDDAITELARTMAEHGQLQPILVRRDPGDRRRFIIVAGERRYRAAVQNGWPALLAIEHESDPEIAALIENLQRVDLSPIDEARGLARLIEGRGWSQSEAAGVLGKAKSEISGVLRILTLPDDLLNAVLTSELALSKNVLVELARIESPVVRNRLVALAFQGRLTVRALRAARAEDELARAEDSAAVTANDAEVDTETPSGPAEPTPPRLVLRQLDRVSAALEAAVRRDTPLSRAERERLATLRRHIDQLLGSEAV, encoded by the coding sequence ATGGCGCCACGACGCAAGGCTCCCTCCCCGATCCTCGGTGCCGTGCGCGGCATGATCGCCGATGCGTCCGACACGCTGGTGACCGAGAGCAGCCGCTTTCGCCATACTTTCGAACTCGCCATCGATCGGGTGTCGCCCGATCCGGAACAGCCTCGTAAATATGTCGATGACGACGCCATCACCGAGCTGGCGCGCACTATGGCCGAGCATGGCCAGTTGCAGCCGATCCTGGTCCGGCGCGACCCCGGCGATCGCCGGCGCTTCATCATCGTTGCCGGTGAGCGACGCTATCGGGCGGCCGTACAGAATGGCTGGCCAGCGCTTCTGGCCATCGAGCATGAATCCGACCCTGAGATCGCAGCGCTGATCGAGAATCTGCAGCGGGTCGATCTGTCGCCGATCGACGAGGCGAGGGGGCTGGCCCGGCTGATCGAAGGTCGCGGCTGGAGCCAGTCGGAAGCGGCGGGGGTGCTGGGCAAGGCCAAAAGCGAGATCAGCGGCGTGTTGCGCATCCTGACCCTGCCTGACGATCTGCTGAATGCCGTTCTGACGTCCGAACTGGCGCTGTCGAAGAATGTGCTGGTCGAACTGGCGCGGATCGAAAGCCCGGTGGTGCGCAATCGTCTGGTGGCGCTGGCATTTCAGGGCCGGCTGACCGTCAGGGCCTTACGTGCCGCCAGGGCCGAGGACGAGTTGGCACGCGCGGAGGACAGCGCCGCTGTCACCGCCAATGACGCTGAAGTCGATACGGAGACCCCGAGCGGGCCGGCAGAGCCGACGCCACCGCGTCTGGTTCTGCGCCAGCTCGACCGGGTTTCCGCAGCACTTGAAGCCGCCGTGCGTCGTGATACACCATTGAGCCGCGCAGAGCGGGAACGGCTGGCAACCCTGCGTCGCCACATCGACCAGCTTCTTGGGTCCGAGGCGGTGTGA
- a CDS encoding ParA family protein → MNGERMRELRQQLRFSQADLKEALNRMLQRSYDKPKISRWENGRDPIPADVSMALSRLVEGRGREARTIVFANQKGGVGKTTSALNLAYALSRGDHRVLLVDMDPQATATVALLAEGAVEAYRQGKTMAQVILGDVPISRIIIRAGEEIMPDRAPLCDLAASHIDLSETDGRREPGFDISLREALDEVRDRYDFIVIDAPPNLGMLTWMSLAAADDVFIPVRTEPYDTMGVGLILGTINKVQRRLNPALRLTGILPTQYGRRKSVDREVLAHLVAAMGDIAPVLEPVPNSAVFGHAARNGRIALEASPSSVATTVYLRLAEGIIGDTPLPRADVDKAYAGLEEEEV, encoded by the coding sequence ATGAATGGCGAACGCATGCGCGAACTGCGCCAGCAGCTACGCTTCAGTCAGGCTGATCTGAAGGAAGCCCTCAATCGCATGCTGCAGCGCAGCTATGACAAGCCCAAGATTTCGCGGTGGGAGAATGGCCGCGACCCGATCCCGGCCGACGTGTCGATGGCACTCAGCCGCCTGGTTGAAGGGCGTGGCCGCGAGGCGCGAACCATCGTCTTCGCCAATCAGAAGGGCGGCGTCGGCAAGACCACCAGCGCCTTGAATCTGGCCTACGCGCTCAGCCGTGGCGATCACCGGGTGCTGCTGGTCGATATGGATCCGCAGGCGACGGCCACCGTCGCCCTGCTCGCCGAAGGCGCCGTCGAGGCCTATCGTCAGGGCAAGACCATGGCGCAGGTCATTCTGGGCGACGTGCCGATCAGCCGGATCATCATCCGTGCCGGTGAAGAGATCATGCCCGATCGCGCGCCGCTCTGCGATCTGGCCGCCAGCCACATCGATCTGTCCGAAACCGATGGCCGCCGCGAACCAGGCTTCGACATCTCGCTGCGCGAGGCGCTCGACGAAGTTCGCGACCGCTATGATTTCATCGTGATCGATGCCCCGCCCAATCTGGGCATGCTGACCTGGATGTCGCTGGCGGCGGCCGATGATGTGTTCATCCCGGTGCGCACCGAGCCCTATGACACCATGGGTGTCGGCCTGATCCTGGGCACGATCAACAAGGTCCAGCGCCGCCTGAACCCGGCCTTGCGGTTGACCGGCATTCTGCCGACGCAATATGGCCGGCGCAAATCGGTCGATCGCGAGGTTCTGGCGCATCTGGTCGCCGCCATGGGCGATATCGCCCCGGTTCTGGAGCCGGTGCCCAACAGCGCCGTCTTCGGCCATGCGGCCCGCAATGGCCGTATCGCGCTGGAAGCCTCGCCATCCAGCGTTGCCACCACCGTGTATCTGAGGCTGGCGGAAGGGATCATCGGCGATACCCCCCTGCCCCGCGCCGATGTTGACAAGGCCTATGCCGGTCTTGAGGAGGAAGAGGTCTGA